TtatttgcagatttttttttcctcaataaCTATAACAGACTACAATTACATTTCTTTTGCAATTTAATTACGTGAAAATATTACATGCAACTAATTACTCCCCAACATTATTCTCAGTGGATATACAACAGACACCAGTTCACCTCACTGCGTATTCTCATACTGTTAGAGGGAACCTAGAGCACCaggacatgcagactccacacacgaAAAGCTCGACTTGTAATTATACTTGCACTTGCACTGCAAGTGACTTGTAATTATATTTGGAGCAGAGGTTTCCCTTCTATTTGTTTAGCCATGAGAAGAAAcaaactgcatttttaaatgataCTTTCGTGAACTGTAAGCACTTGTGCTGCTTACTCACTTGCTGTACGGGGATTAATGGCATCATGCTTTCTGGTGTCCTTACTGATCATCTGTGCATTCCTTTATTCTGAGCATGTAGGTGGAGTGTAGGAGTGTTGTTGCGTTCCGgccacaaaataaaaatgactttCTTGCAGCTGCTCAGTGCTGGAGCTTCTGGCTACCTGTTGAGTATCCAAGTGAAGCGGTCAAAGAATGAAACTGCATGACCGCCATTTTGCTTCATATTTGTAACTGTTTCATATTGCTTATCTAGAATAAGGTTGCAGTGATGTATAATAGATAAGCCCAGTCTCTAGAGCAGGATTCCTGAATTCCAGTCCTGAAGGGTCTGAATTCaagacagtttgcagatttctctTCAAACACACTAAATCTGGTAATTAGCTGGTTAAGATGTATTTGAGCAAGGACATCTTGGAAACCGTATTGTATTAAAGCTTCTGCAGGAGCAGAATTGAgacaatttgttgttgttcCTTTGGCCTGCATGAATCCACAGACGTGGGTTTAATTATTGTCTCAGGATCGATAGATGGAACTTCATGAGTAAAATGCTGCTGTTATGCTTGGATCTTTCCAGTTGCGATTTCTAAACTTCCTTGAGTGTAAGACATCAAGACCGATTTTCTGGGATTAAAGCCAAGGCTGTAAGCTAATCACGGGGTCTGCATGCTGCTCAGCACAGCCTGTGTTATCGGAGCGCACGGCCCATGTGTGACACCAAACCCGTGTTGTGCCTGCTTGCTCAAGACCATTTAAATTCCTGTATAAAACGACACTTGACTGAGCATAATGAATCATTACATAAAGCAAGAGAACAAAGGAAAAATATTTGTGTCCTATtcactttgtttttctttttgttccATGGCTGAAAGTATTGTCCCCACAAAGTCCAGCTGACCTTCAGGTGAATCtcctctggaaaaaaaattatgttaattATTGGCCCGCTCAGTCGTTTCGGAAAGTAATTTAAGTCCCTATGAGAGATCAGTCGGAAAACAGAACAGAGATGAGACTGAGACCCAGACTGTCACCAGGAAGTCGGAGGAGCTGCtgaataatgcattttatttacaaTCAACTTAATCTGCTGTCAGTCCTCAGTAAGATCCTTGGATATTGAAATGTGGGGCTTCTCTGTGAGTGATTGTGATTCTTGACATGCCTCATGTTATTATAACATATCAAGGATAATGATTTTGGACGTTTACATTAGAATTCTACCAAATGTTCATTCATGCAGAAATCAATAAATGCGAAACGTATGCAGGAGATTTAGGGGCTCAGAATTACTGAAAttactgtatgtgtgagtataCTTATGTAACGATGTGTCGAGACCTTCATACCATGTTATAGAcatctttatatatatttatcttaatatatatttctgtgtgtgtatatatgtgtgtatatatatatatatatatatatatatatatatatatatatatatatagagagagagagagagagacagacagacagacacacacatacagtataccCAACTCTCGAAGAAATTGAgacctgcatttttaaattctggtttaatcctggttctgtagGTGCTGCTTGTGCTGCTATTCTGTCTGCTTCCAAACTCAAAGTTTCtaaggcagcagcacagaagaacaggctgaagcaggagacactggcattAACCGAAAAGCAGCCAGGAAGAAGGCAGAAGAAGCTTTGCAATGGCAGAGACGACTGTCAGCTTATCGGCAGTGTCTCATAAATCAGAGGGTGACTTCAAGTGATCTTcagaaagaatgggaaacattaagtgttgTGGTAGGACAGTTCATGTTAGCCTCCTAGGAGCCGAGGAAGAAGCCAGAAGGAAGCCCTTCAtcagtgagaagcaggaaagagccaggctggagtttgcaaaacaaTGTATATGTCACACAGACACATCCCCATAATTTGAGagatgagtgaaactgaaaattttgctgtggtctcttatttttttccagagctgtgtgtgtctgtggattatgtttatcgtacattgtggggaccaaacgttccacacaatgtaatatagaccctgttattttgacgttgtggggaccatttttcaggtcccctaaAGCtccatgaatgcaatcaaaaaactaaaattgccaaaagtctctttttgtttggttagggttaggattaggattaggtttaggtttttgtttggttagggttagggttaggtttagctttttgtttggttacttacagaTATGGGtaatgttagggctgggtaggggatcaggttgtcattgttgataaTAGAGTTTTccttatagaaatgaatggaaagtccccacaaagatataattataaacatacgtgtgtgtgtgtgtgtgagtgtgtgagtgtgtgtctcatTTGGAGCAACTAggcaaaaaaatgttatttaagGTCACGACTAATTAGATTTTACAAAAGGTACATTTGAAAGGTTTTCCtatgagaaaaaaataattgaaaTAAGAAAACAGAAAGTAATTATCATTCTCCTTCAAAAAGGCATTTCAGATAATATACTCAAAATACAGAGTCAAAATACAAGCTGTTATGCATAATCACTTaacaagagtaaaaaaaaaaaactaccatTTGGTCAATTATAATTTGatgaaaaatattcatttaacagACTGAGCACGCATACAACAGAAGtgttaaaattaattttaacaGTGTTCATGAAGACTGCTCAagatatttgcaaaaaaataggAAGCAGCAATTACTGCATGGTCACAGACATAAACCAATAATTTGTATTCCGagcatgaaaaacaaaacaggtcatgaaaatttaaattttGAAATCCCCACAAATACAATTTATCATCAGCTGTGTGTGTTCCTTCTTATTCTTAAAAAACTATGTCAGGTATTTATAATATTTCTTATTGTCTTTTGGGGTTATtgatatatggaaaatgtgtaaTATTCTCTGAGACAGGAGGGTGACACACTGTGAAGGTTCCTAGTGGATGCACTCACGGATATTTTTCCATAACGAATCTTACAAATGATCTGCTTCATTAGAGTTAATAGGGAAAATAAGTGTAAGAACCACTCGTACCAGTAAACGATCCACATGTACAGAACCGGGGTTTCAAAATATACTTTTTAGTAGCTGTACATTTCCTATTGAAAAGCAGTTTTGAGCTGACATCTGAATAAAAGTTGCATGAAAAATTggtcattttatatattttatgcattaatATATTTATTCGTGGCTGTATTTTAGTTTTGATGGAAGCTGGAAGTGAGAATGTTCGTTTTCCGTTGACAGATCTGTGTGTGCTCCGCATCGCATCATAAGCATGCGACACTTGTGGACATAAATGTAGTTTTGCCCCAGGGGAAAACTGGCTGCGCTGGTTTGACTTGAGCTACTGCACACTGACTTGTCTGACATAATTTGTCTCCAGCAATAAACAATGAAAGGTGCCGGATCATGTGGAATATGGCGCTTTGGCATGAGTGTGGTATTGGCTCAGTGGATTAGGGTACTGTCCCTCTGATTGGCGCAGTGCTGCTGGGCCCTGGAGTaaagctgtgcctgtgattggaagagcACTGCTGGGCCCTGGAGCaaggctgtgcctgtgattggaagagcACTGCTGGGCCCTAGAGTaaggctgtgcctgtgattggaagagcGCTGCTGGGCCCTGGAGTaaggctgtgcctgtgattgcaaGAGTGCTGCTGGGCCCTAGAGTaaggctgtgcctgtgattggaagagcGCTGCTGGGCCCTAGAGTaaggctgtgcctgtgattggaagagcACTGCTGGGCCCAGGAGTaaggctgtgcctgtgattggaagagcACTGCTGGGCCCTGGAGTaaagctgtgcctgtgattggaagagcACTGCTGGGCCCTGGAGTAaggctgtgtctgtgattggaagaGCACTGCTGGGCCCTAGAGTaaggctgtgcctgtgattggaagagcGCTGCTGGGCCCTGGAGTaaggctgtgcctgtgattgcaaGAGTGCTGCTGGGCCCTAGAGTaaggctgtgcctgtgattggaagagtGCTGCTGGGCCCTGGAGCAaggctgtgtctgtgattggaagaGCACTGCTGGGCCCTGGAGCAaggctgtgtctgtgattggaagaGCACTGCTGGGCCCTGGAGTAAGGCTGTGTCTGTGTTGGAAGAGCACTGCTATGCCCTGGAGTAAGGCTGTGCCTGTTATTGGAAGAGCACTGCTGGGCCCTGGAGCAaggctgtgtctgtgattggaagaGCACTGCTGGGCCCAAGAGCAAGGGTCTTACCCAGCAATGGTTCCAAGGGATTGCTTGGCCCTACTTTCTCAAAAAATCTACGTATTTTTGGATAAAAAAATCtgttgaatatccatccatccattttccaaaccgcttatcctactgggtcgcgggggggggggggggggggggggggggtctggagcctatcccggaggcaatgtctcagcatgtttttggactgtggtgggaaaccggagtacccggaggaaaccccacgacgacatggggagaacatgtgaactccacacacgtgtgacccaggcagagactcgaacccgggtcccagacgtgtgaggcaacagtgataaccactgcaccaccatgccgccccttctgCTGCATATATAAAACGGAAATGTAAATGCAAGTCCATGATTGTGAAAGTAAGAGCCAATGCGCTTTAGTACACTCCAGATTACAGTGTTCTCAGTTCCTTTGGGGTTAGCAAAATTAGCCACTCAGCGCCCAGAGACATATTCAGATCTTGGCTTTTTTTAGAGAAAACATAGAAAGTTATAAGTTGTGTTTGGAATTTTTAAATACGGGAGTCTTCAGTGCTGAGTAATAGCTGCCAGTATTTATGTCTACATTTTATTATTGTGATCTCATTACTTGATTGACACTTCTAACAAAAGtgacttttgtttttattcactGTTAAAAGGGATTTTTGGCTGTAGTAGCTCATGTGAGGTAGCTTGCTGAATAGTATGGCGTATAACCCTTCCAGAGAGTTGGTAACTTTCCGATAACATTTTTATGCTTCCAGTTACTGTGTCAGTGTAACTACTACCTGATTCCGAATATTTACTCCTTGCGTACATTAAATATCTTCTCTGTCCCTGCAGTTCAACATCTGCTTTAAGACCAGGGAGCTCACCGGGATGCCACACTTGGATCCTTCTAGCCATTATCCACCTCACCATGGACTTCTCAGCTTGCAGTTCCCCTACTCCTGGCCTGGGGGGCAAACTCACAGGCAGATCTGTGCCACGGCTAAAGACTAGCCCCACGATTCTTTGGGAGGCCCCAAGTAGGCCAACGTGGAGGTCTCAGGGCCTTGGATGGAAGAAGGGCCTGCATCCTCTGCAGCAGCCTACCAACAAAGCGGGCAGGAGTCCGACACTTGTAGGCCAAAAGCGCCAAGGCCCAACCCACGCGGGGCCCGGCTGTGAAGAGTGCCACCTCCAGGCCGCCTCTGGTGATGCTCAGGCCTCTCCAGCCTCCCCAGAGGGCAGGAGCCTGGATTCTGGCACGTCGCTGCCCCGGCTGCGGAGGCAGCTGAAGTGGGACACCAGTGAGAGATCCCGCGACAGCAGGACCACGACAGTGCCAGGCTTTATTGACTGGGGGCCGACCGGGGGCGACGACGGCGGCGAGGACGACGGACGGGCAGTGCCCAGCACCACAGTGTCTGTCAAGGCCACGACGACGACCACAACCACCGTCAGCACCACCACCAAGAGACCGAGAAACTCCGAAAAAATCTTTGGGGTAACTACCATGTTCCCCAAGAGACAAAGCACAACGCCGCCCAGCGTTAGCTTCGGAGAGACTGCCAAGCCACCAAAGACAATAGGAGACACAGCAGGTGAGTCACACTGTTCACTCTTCCTATGAGAAGTGTTCAGCTTTTTGGATTCTCTGCTTTCTTCTTGGGAAATGCCTGTCCTGTCTGTGAAGTTATTGTAGCCTTGGGTGTTTTTAAAAATGGGTTTTGTTAGGCACTTGCAATTGTTAAATCCTGCTTTGCAAACATAAGCGGGATGGTTTATCACTGGTATCTGTCAGGATATAAAACGCATAAATGATTTATACTCTGTTCGAAACAGCTTGCAGTTTCGTTCTGGTTTTTTCGTATGTGTGCAGTTTAATTAATGTGTTAGCTTGGAAATGATTGTCTCTGAATTCTGAAATAACCAGTGCTCCATGAGTAATCCTAAGCGGCTCCTGTACTTGACAGTATTGTTCACATGTCTGTATTGCAAGGGAGGAAAATGTTATGAAAGATCTTTCCATTAACAGCAAAAGAATTTAAAATTTGTTTGCCATGTTGATATCCCCCGAGGGCTGTGTGTTCGTGCTTTGAGAtttctgcacatttttgagTGCTGCTTAGAAGAAGCAATTGTAGATGAAATCAACAAGAATGATAATAAATGCCAATATCCTTCATTAACTAGTAATCATCATTAGCATGCTCAAAGCAGCGCTACGCTCAGTATTAGCGAGATGGAATGCAAAATCAACGATGGAATAGATCTTCAGGATTAAGCACAATGGGGAATCCGCGCATATTAATTGACTAAAATTATTAATGAAACAACTTTATTAATCAACACAATATTTGGCGAAGtggctgaggaatgtttaagTTAGGTTCAACTGAGCTAATTTCTGTTGCCATGGATGTCATTCAGTTACAGGTTGGGTGGTCCAGCTAGATGGACATTTATAAAAGGATCTTTTGGCCAAAAATAAAGACGCAGGAATTTCCTGTGTGTTACGTTCATCTATTTTACATTGATCCCAATGTCTGAAAAGTCGTACATTATGTATAGAACGGTATGTAGATGACAACCGAGTGTCCAACTAAAGGACCTGATGTACAACTTCTGTATTTATGAGCGTCGATGAATAGCATAGCTGAGTGTTTGAGAGTCTTGTGTTTAAACTTTTATTTGGCTACTAGAAGCTGCTCTAGTTACATTTTTTCAAATCTGTTTCAGTGGAATGAGCTTCATCCACTGTCCTACTGTCTGGATGAAAGCAATATTCTGGGAAACTTGAACAGATACTGTAAGCTTTTATACCAATTGTGTCTTTTAATGCTGCAAACACGTCTGTTTTAAAGCTAGCGGCCTGAACTTCCCTGCAATTTCTGCTGTCCTTTGTGTGGCAGAGGCTGCATCGGCGTCACCTATTCAGTGGATGACGGCTGGGAACAGACCTCAGTAACTCGAAATGCTCGCGAGGGAGAATTGCTATTGATCACAGGCCGCGTTTGATGGGCTTGGGGGCATTCCATCAGCATGGGGCGGGACGACTGTGATACGGCGGCGGCCTGTGGTCCAATATGTCGACAGGAATTGCGATCACTTTCAGAGGACAGTCCGgtccttatttttttattcttccAGTTTTATTTACGGGAACATAAAAAAGTGGCTCAGGTGCAAGGAGAAAACCGATGGAGGACTCAGTGACTCACGTGCCAGATCCGGTTTGAAAAGCTCTCCAGCACCTGGCAGGGGGAGATGTGGGCTGAGTAACGGaagtttggagggggggggaggggggcgggtatTCGGGTGTCCCTGTGATGTAGAAAGGGCAGAAGATAATTACCAAACACAGCCTGACGGCTGACGGAGTTCAAGCACCTTCAAGGTGATTcctgcccagctgtttccttcaCTTCAGCTATATTAGTGCTTAGCCATAAAAAGGCACCTTCTGGAGATGTTCTGATAGATACCATCAGTTGCTGCCTGAAATGTTCtctcagcaaaaaaaaacagccatttttaaaaaatatatggaTTATTTCTCATAAGAATCCAAACATCAGGTCACTGTTCAGCTTTAGGTTAGAATTTGTATTAAATCTGTGAGTATTAACCAGCATTGCGAAGGTCGTTTTCATTTTCAGTATATCTGAGTGATGGAGGTACACATTGTGCGGAATATTCAGCAGAAGCACTggcaaaaaaagcataacagctAGATAACAGCAAATGTGCTGTACGTTACCACAGCGTTTCACTCCTACTGTGCACCCCCAAAATTGTGTCacagtgagtctgtgtgtgccgCTGTTGGTTAGGTGACCCTGATTGGAATATCATGGGATCAGATCCCGAGGCTGGCAGACTGACGCcgtcattgggcccttgagcgcgTCATCGGGCCCTTGAGCGCGTCatcgggcccttgagcgaggcccctaACCTCAAAATTTGCTCTTGTCTGCATTTGTGTCTCACGGAGAGCAGTATGGCGCAGGTGAAAACGCAATTTGAATGAATAAAATGTTACCATTCTATATTCTATTCAATGTATATACGCTGGATATAAGAAGTGCAGACACCCCTGTTAAAATGGCAGGTTTTTGTGATGTAAAAAAAGTAAAGCACTATAAATCACTTCATAACTTTTCCCACCTTTAATGTGACCTACACTCTAAAAAGAATTCTTGGCTCAACTTTATGTTAACAAATTGCTCAATTATTGATTAAACTATAAGAGTATTTTAAAGTTAGACTAACGTAAATATTTAAGTACAGCCAAAATGATGTGCCTTTACTTCTACAAATGTAAGTTAAAACAACTTGTATCACTACAGCTTCACTACATCTGAATGGATATTACATCTTCATTATCTGAACTttgctgtttttctttctttcttttgttCCCATGGCTGTTCTCCTCCAAACCAGGCAATGTACTTTAGGCTGGATAATACAAATCGTTGGCTTTTATTACTTGGAAAAACAGACATGGGAACTGAACAACTACAAGCCCAGCTCTCAGGGAAGAGCGAAGTCTTGAGTTCATTACAGGACTAACACAAGAACTCAATAATCCTCAAACATCACAGAAGCACGAGGAGGTCTGACGCTAGAGACACACACTCAGAGGGTGGTAGCAAACTTTTCCTACCTGGTGGTGTGGGCCAGATTTCAGGGATATTGTGCATCATTCGCGGGTGTTGGAGCCGCTGTCAGTCAGCCTGACACTCTGGGAACTTCCAGTAGAGCTAGGATGTCTGACATACAGTAGGTATATAAAATCATGGTGATGTGTAAAAGTGTTATTCGGGATACTTGTCCTGGACATGATAATCATTCATTATCACAAATGTCTGATTTCCCTCATAGAACATTGACTTGCACGTAGGTGTGGCCTCCGCACGTGCGACACTGTGCATTCTTCATGTCCTTTGTGTCGTCTGACGGTTCTGGATCTCTTCCTGCCACCTCCACTTCCTACCAAAACGACAGGCACGTACTCCCGGCACAGCCGCGGAGGAACGGAATGTACTGGGGGAACGCTGTCGATCGCGGTGACTGGGCCGTGACGGGGATTTATGGCTGGGGGGCTCCAGCTGCTCCCCGATTGTTTCCCATTTACCAGGCGGCTCTGCTGGATCCACACAGATGGGGCTGTCGGATGCATTACGAGCACAAGATGATTAGAACCACGGTAGACCTCAGTGCTAATAACTCAGGGCTCGGTGTCATATTCCGGGGTCAGGGGATTAACTGCAACAATAAAACAAGCAGGCAGCATCGAAGTATAACAGAATCCAGAGACATATTGTCTCTTAATCCTTCGCAAGCAGTTAATTTGGTGGAATCTCTAATAATGTGCtattttttaaaagtctgttacTTAGGGAAATCTGTTacccagaggaagtcaaatagCTTGCAATTTTCCAATTATATAGACGGATATTTTAAATTCAGCGGTAAGTAACGTCCGTCGCCCTGGTGGTCACTTTGCAATGCACCTGCAGCTCTGAGCTACATGGCCAGATATGGCTCCCTGCTACTTCTTCATTATGGTAAATGgcagtttgtttttaatgtgcATGATTTTGATGAGCTTGTCGTGCACGGCCCCTGTGATCTGACAGTAACACGAGAACAATAACATCCAAGCCTCCTCCGAGGCTGCCTAAGGGAGATATCTTGCCTGTTCCCACTAAGAAGCTAGTTACCATggtaatggggaaaaaaaaaatcttaatgttCGCCTTTATTGTCCTACAATAAACTCAGGGAAATATGAATCTTTTCTCCCCAAAGGCTTAATCTTGGCTTGAAGTGATGATCCATAGCTCTGTTGACAGAAGTATGCAGCAAAGGCCTCcctcattacagtaatccagccAAACAGGAAGTGAGGACATAAGGAAGATGCTTCTGCTGTTTCGGGCTCCCTGCTACCACCTCCGCTGTGGCTCATTTCATTCCCCAAATCCCTTTAATCGCTTCTGCTTTGCGTCTTTTACCCGCGTCACTGGTTGGGATGTGGATGGTGCGTGACACACCAGTCCGACGGTCAGACCTCCCCTGTCTGCTGTGGCAGAGGCCTAGCCAACCTTACCAGGTCCCTGTGCCCCATTTCCGCATCGCTTGCCCTTCATTCCCGACTCCGCGTTTAGCTTTTGAACATCCGGCCTCTGAAACGGTTACACAAATGAACACGGACAGGTGTTGTGACAGTCGCGTAATGAGGTGGGACCCCCGCAGCCCCTTCTGGAACTTCTCCTCATTCCGCTGCTCCGTTATTCCAGACTTATTGTCACATGTGCTTAGGTGTTAGTCAAGGCTGCCTCCGCTGGCCGTGAAATATCGAGCGCTGGAATGTAGGACGACCTCATTGCGTGCTAAGTGCTGTAATGAAGATGCCGGTCACCCGTTTCCCAGCCATCTTAGAAAGTTTTGCCCTCTACAGTGATTGAGTTATGCAAAGGGCTGCTGATGACATCagacagagaaaaaaaatcggTTTCAGATAATGCACTCTGATTTGCGATGTTCCAATCTTTCCTCCTCCTTCGGTAAGTGTTTCTGGTGGCCGAGCTACAGTGAAAATCATGGCAGAGATGGATGCTGTGACAACGGTGCTAATTGGCGATTGCCAGCCAGCCGGCGGGTCTCACGCAGCATTTCCAGGCAGGCGGATAATATGTGGTTGTGGAGACTGgaaaggtggtgggggggggggagggagtgtCTTCTTGGGCTTGGACTGTGAGAGGATCCTCATCATTCCAcacttaatgcattataaattagTGAAACGATCCAGAACATTTGCAGACAGTAGGCAAAAGCTCTTCCCTCTATTTCCATTTTTATTACCTTTTTTAATTACTAGTCTTAAAGTTTAAAATTTACTTTATTATAGGCATCCTTGTATGTGCAGCAAAATATAAACTGTATGTCTTAGCAAGAAAAACATTAATGTAGTGACAAAGGTGTGGGACTGTGCCATGATGTCTGAAATgcacaatgaaatataaaaatagaaCAATTAAAAGCATCGATGTAATGGAAATACTCTAAAGGCTGCTCCAGGTCAGTTTGTAGCCCCAAGCAGAGATTTTGCTGCTGTGCGCTTCTGTTGATGGGAATTGTGGAGTTTCTCTTCGTATGAAGACCTTACAAGCTCATGCCACGAGGAAGAATCTCACGCGGTGCGCTAATGGGGATCTTTGAGCATGTCGATTGAACTCCCTGTAGGCAAATTCTGTCTCGCTTCAGTTGTGCCCAGCCTTGTGTGGAGCCCACTCATAGGGTGTCAGTAGCATCGCCGTACATTCTCTGGATATAAATGATGCGTAAACCTGGCGCAAGATATCAGAAGAACGACCTGTGTGACAATGAATGAGAATCTAGCAAAGACAGAACAGAAGATAGTGCTCCCAAAATGTTGTTCTAACAGGCAGATTGTTCGCTATTAATGTTGGTAGCATTAAATACTTTTTTGGTTACTGTATGTCCTTATGTGGTTTCCTCATAACTTTCAAACATTCACTCCATCTACTACACATTCACTCAAACTACGGAGCAGGATAGAGTCGGGCAATATCATCACCCAGTGAATTAAGACAAAGAACAAACAGGAGGAAATAATAAAACATCTCCCCACCCGGCTGGTGCTACTTATCGGCTTAACCTGTAGCTCCGACATTCACACTTGTCCACTTAGAAGAGGTTGCCCAGAGTAAGTGTGAGATGCTATAGTGAATAAGAGTCACTGGTGATCAATGGTGTCAAGTGCCTGTAAAGAATCAATGAACATGGAACAAACAGCTTGTTTAGGGTCGCTTTTGATTGCATTGTGCCAGTACCGTGTGGATACTGTGGAGCTGTTGTTTAACTCTTCCGATTTTGCCCCCTAGTGGTTCGGACGCAAAAGcctattttttttgtaaatataacTGAAGGATAATTGCTGTGAATTTTCTGTGGTGGTGTGTTTTCAAAAAGGGCACTCAGTAAAATTTACTAACCCAGGGAGGGCCGTTCTTGGCAAATTGTTGCGAATTTTGTGTGAAAGTCTGTCATCAAAGGGGAACTTGGTTAAAATTGCTGACCTGGGGAGGGCCGTTCTTGGCAAATTGTTGCGAATTTTGTGTGAAAGTCTGTCATCAAAGGGGAACTTGGTTAAAATCGCTGACCTGGGGAGGGCCGTTCTTGGTAAATTGTTGCGATCTTTGTGAAATCGTATGTTATCAAAAGAAGTACTCTGAAAAATTTTCTGACCTGGGGAGGGGCATTCTCAGTAAATTGTTGTGAATTTTGCATGACTGTCTGTTATCTAAAGGGGCATTTGGTAAAATTTCCCAGCTGGGTGGGATAAACAGGATGACTAGACTGATGGATGAATGGGTTACTAAATATCGGTGTAGCAGTCAACGTATATGGAGAATTTGGAGAGTTACTATGTTCTTAAGTATAATCCTGGCAATAATCTCCATTTTTTCCTGAATTTGAACTTTTGGATTTGCCGTGACTATAGAAGAATACAGTTATGTTTTTCTCTGTTTTCTGAATAAGTAACGTCATTCC
This genomic stretch from Brienomyrus brachyistius isolate T26 chromosome 6, BBRACH_0.4, whole genome shotgun sequence harbors:
- the ajap1 gene encoding adherens junction-associated protein 1, which translates into the protein MWIKHLIHRSSTSALRPGSSPGCHTWILLAIIHLTMDFSACSSPTPGLGGKLTGRSVPRLKTSPTILWEAPSRPTWRSQGLGWKKGLHPLQQPTNKAGRSPTLVGQKRQGPTHAGPGCEECHLQAASGDAQASPASPEGRSLDSGTSLPRLRRQLKWDTSERSRDSRTTTVPGFIDWGPTGGDDGGEDDGRAVPSTTVSVKATTTTTTTVSTTTKRPRNSEKIFGVTTMFPKRQSTTPPSVSFGETAKPPKTIGDTAGLAVHQIITITVSLIMVIAALITTLVLKNCCAQRGNGHHNSHQRKINQQEESCQNLTDFTPARVPSSVDIFTAYNDSLQCSHECVRTPVPIYTDEMIQHTPVYKMAYNGNRPPPTERQLIPVAFVSEKWFEISC